TCCTTGATCTCATGCGAATCTAGGCAATAGGATCATTTGTTGGAGGAGTCATTTCTGTACTAGCATAGATCCAACGCCCATTTCTCCTTGAGAACAGATGTAATCTGAACCTTCTACTGTAAGAAGTTCGATGCACCCTTTGAGCCTATCCTCATATCGAACACTGGTTGCCATTGCAAACTAAGGCCCTCGAAGAAGTTGAAAACTAAAATCTGAAGAAATCTATGAAACAAAACTTGGCTTTGTATTCAGAGTTTAGAGCTTTTATAccatgttaatttctataacccaaCAACCGATTAATTGCTCAACAAATATCATAGAAAATAAACTATCTGATTTGTAACAATTAATACTCTGGATTATTTAACTAAATGAACAGCAGAAGCAAATTCAAAAGAAaccaaacaaataaacatagataACACCGATATACCCAGGAAACCCCAATGTGGGGAAAAACCTGTcaatgttgaatcttctattcagcGTCAAGAGCAAATTTTCTTTTGAGCATTCACTTCACAAATCTTCCAATCTCAGAAGAATCTCATAGTAGTTGCTAGAacgatcttacatatatagccttcttgatgaaaacatcaactatgcaAGATAAGTGAAACTTTCCTCACACAACACATCCTAAGAGAAACATTCCTTACATGACTCGGGAAAGGAACTAAATCCTTACATGACATGCGAATTGGAAGTTTTCTTACATGAAACGTGAGAAAAGAAACTTGTCTTACACAACTAAGACTATCCACACATAAAACcgttcttggaaataacctcacaactctaagaaacattataaatacaaaatagaaaatatcCTCTTGCTGAACATCCAACACGAACTGCATTTAAGAAACTTCCACAATCACACCTTTCGAGCTACAAAAAACTTAACACATTAAGCATAAAAATGTTAAATACCAATAAAAAATGATCAAGATTGGGAGTTCTCGGTTGCTGGCTTAGCTTAGATTACGAGTCATTGGATCATAAATGAATTGGAATCTGTTGAAACTCCAAGATCTCGAAACCTCTGACAACAGCTGAGGATTATGAGAGTTCGCCTCATCAATATAATATTCTAGTAGCTCGACCCTTTTTATAATACTTGTATGACTTCACTGCCAATGAGATCACTGTTGATATGCTAGATGTTCAAAGAAATTTAATAACTTAACTTTTGACATTCTCGCGGACCATTTCCTTAAGTTGTGAGGGCCCTCCGATTGAGAATAGGTCCAATGGTTCTCACAAGCGAAAGCGATGAGCTTTGGCATTAATAAAAATTACGAGGACTGCTGGACTAAAGAAGACCATATTACTCTGCATTTCAAAAATGAGTACCGAATATATCTATATAGAATATCAAGACATACAGGTTTGCTCTATCAAAATTCAATACCATACCCAGCCACACGATTGCTTGGCCATTTCAACAATGATGCCAAATTAAAACAAAATGCAGAATTAGATCGTATAATTCTCGGCATCCTATTGAGGGTTCTTTTTACGAGGAAAATGAACCTAAATTCTCTACTTGGCATTGGGCATAAAGTTAATGAATCAAACTTTAAAAGTTTATGTTCTGTTGGAGTTTTTGCTGTTTTGATGGGGCAATCCTTCTATAATCTTTTGACCATCATCAAGTCAAGTCAGTAGAAAAAATTTATGGATGAATCCAAAGCTCTTAATCGATTAGTTACCACTTCTATATTATTATTCATTAATGACTGAAATTAGATGTCACTTCTATTTCATCCATGTCACCACTGtctctatgtatgtatgtgtatgtgtatgtgtatatgtatgtgtgtagatATATATTGAATTAGAAGAATCAGAAggaaagaaaaaaatcaatttcTAATAGTATAGAATTTTCATTTCAACTTTGATATAGAAATTGTCCTAATAATTAGGAGAGAGGGATCAgtagttgttatagctaactttgcaATCATGTAACATTTGCATGGAATATTGTAGGAACACCATTTTTAAAGAAATGTGAATTGACCTCTTATCTATCAAACAGCTTGTCACATCACACATCTAGTAAGAAGTGTCCAAGTCTTGAATTTTTAGAgatttgatcaaaacttgatcaTGGTATACATACTAATAACAAAAAATATCACTTGTTATtagaaaaatatcatat
The sequence above is a segment of the Cryptomeria japonica unplaced genomic scaffold, Sugi_1.0 HiC_scaffold_406, whole genome shotgun sequence genome. Coding sequences within it:
- the LOC131045680 gene encoding peroxidase 2-like; this translates as MSFGINKNYEDCWTKEDHITLHFKNEYRIYLYRISRHTGLLYQNSIPYPATRLLGHFNNDAKLKQNAELDRIILGILLRVLFTRKMNLNSLLGIGHKVNESNFKSLCSVGVFAVLMGQSFYNLLTIIKSIQSSLGQSHKEKLSCRCFFERSNLSPLDLQTPTTFDNNYYKNLRSQKGLLHSDQQLFNGGSADSQVKTYSTNQNTFFTDFAAAMVKMGNISRLTDSNGKIRKNCRKPN